In one window of Henckelia pumila isolate YLH828 chromosome 1, ASM3356847v2, whole genome shotgun sequence DNA:
- the LOC140864193 gene encoding uncharacterized protein: MQAEEADPDTTLITGRILVADVATRALLDSGATHSFISEAFTHKRGIQHEELSIGFSVTIPSGEELSTRRFVKNLELLFQGQSVVADFIVLPMTEFDLILGMDWMTKNDVVIYFQRRAVLVRPEGEEPFWFETARSLRKTRIISSLQAKQLVIDGCESFLASLSLTELPARPTISDVDVVRDFEDVFPDDVAGIPPDREVEFSIDLVPGTVLISKAPYRLAPTEMKEIKEQIQELLDKGEEHKQHLRTILELLRERKLLAKFDKCEFWLERVAFLGHIISKSGVEVDPSKVQAVKEWSVPRGASEIRSFLSLAGYYRKFIKGFSSIVVPLTALTKKNAKFFWSPKCQENFDVLKEALTSAPVLAMPSGQGHFVDEIQRFGLEFYAEGRAPRISALSVKTTLFDRIRVAQAVDEQLSKWIRRADERGSDLYSVVDGILLFSTAFHPQTDGQSERVIQILENLLRACAFDFQGSWSRLPLVEFAYNNSFQSTIGMAHYEALYGRKCRSPVLWDDIGEKSELGPEIVQQTIDVVSKIRDRMKTDQSRQKSYADLRRRDLEFSVGDHVFIRVAPLKGVMRFGKKGKLALRFVGPFEILDRVGTLAYRLALPPNLAGVHNVFHVSMLRKYISNPSHVLNLEPLLTYEERPDRIMGRQERRLRNKTIPMVKVKWLNHSDEEATWETEANIRTRYPKLFGKF; encoded by the exons atgcaggccgaggaggccgACCCAGATACTACACTCATCACAG GAAGGATTTTAGTAGCCGATGTAGCCACCAGAGCTTTgttagactcaggggctacccactctttcatttcgGAGGCTTTTACCCATAAAAGGGGTATTCAGCACGAAGAGTTGTCGATTGGGTTTTCAGTGACTATCCCTTCAGGGGAAGAGCTATCCACCCGGAGATTTGTAAAGAATCTTGAGTTGCTATTTCAAGGACAGTCAGTGGTTGCAGATTTCATAGTTTTGCCTATGACAGAGTTTGATTTGAtacttgggatggattggatgacaAAGAATGATGTAGTGATTTATTTTCAGCGCAGAGCAGTACTAGTCAGACCTGAGGGAGAGGAGCCCTTTTGGTTCGAGACTGCTAGGAGTTTGAGGAAGACTCGAATCATATCCTCTCTGCAAGCTAAGCAACTCGTGATTGATGGATGTGAGTCATTCCTAGCCAGcttatctttgacagagttgCCAGCACGTCCAACCATTTCAGATGTGGACGTTGTCAGagattttgaggatgtgttccctGATGATGTTGCAGGCATTCCTCCTGATAGAGAGGTTGAGTTCTCTATAGACCTGGTTCCCGGTACCGTGCTAATTTCTAAGGCACCCTACAGACTAGCTCCCACAGAAATGAAGGAAAttaaagagcagattcaagagttacTTGATAAAGG AGAGGAGCACAAGCAGCATCTGAGAACCATTCTTGAGTTGCTCCGAGAAAGGAAGTTGTTAGCCAAGTTTgacaagtgtgaattttggttggaaaGAGTGGCATTCTTGGGACATATTATTTCCAAGAGTGGAGTAGAAGTAGATCCTTCTAAGGTTCAAGCAGTTAAGGAGTGGTCTGTGCCTAGAGGCGcatcagagattcgcagttttctcAGTTTGGccggatattataggaagtttatcaagggtttttcatCAATTGTTGTGCCCTTGACAGCATTGACTAAGAAGAATGCTAAGTTTTTTTGGAGCCCGAAGTGCCAAGAGAACTTTGATGTGTTGAAGGAGGCACTTACGTCGGCACCAGTGTTAGCCATGCCATCAGGGCAAGGCCATTTTGTG gatgagattcagagattcggACTAGAGTTCTATGCTGAGGGTAGAGCTCCTAGAATTTCAGCTTTGTCAGTGAAAACTACATTGTTTGACCGTATCAGAGTTGCTCAAGCAGTTGATGAGCAGTTGAGTAAGTGGATACGGAGAGCCGACGAGAGAGGCAGTGACTTGTACTCAGTGGTAGATGGTATT CTTCTGTTTAGTACCGCCTTTCACCCGCAGACGGATggccagtctgagagggtgattcagattttggaaAACCTTTTGAGGGCTTGCGCTTTTGATTTTCAGGGTAGTTGGTCGAGGCTACCACTAGTGGAGTTTGCAtacaacaacagttttcagtccactATCGGCATGGCTCACTACGAGGCACTTTATGGGAGAAAGTGCAGATCTCCAGTTTTGTGGGATGATATTGGTGAGAAATCAGAGTTAGGACCTGAGATTGTTCAGCAGACTATCGATGTTGTATCCAAGATCCGGGATAGGATGAAGACTGACCAGAGCAGGCAGAAGAGTTACGCAGATCttaggaggagagacttggagttctcagTAGGTGATCATGTTTTTATCCGAGTAGCTCCTTTGAAGGGCGTGATGAGATTCGGGAAGAAGGGGAAATTGGCTCTGAGGTTCGTTGGCCCTTTTGAGATTCTTGATAGAGTGGGGACGTTAGCCTATAGGTTGGCCTTGCCGCCTAATCTTGCTGGAGTACACAACGTCTTCCACGTATCCATGCTaaggaagtacatctcgaatcCTTCTCATGTGCTCAACCTTGAGCCTCTTCTGACTTATGAAGAGAGACCTGACCGGATTATGGGGAGGCAGGAAAGGAGACTCCGTAACAAGACTATTCCAATGGTCAAGGTTAAGTGGTTGAATCATTcagatgaagaggccacttgggagacagaggCAAATATTAGGACTCGCTATCCAAAGCTCTTTGGTAAGTtctaa